The following are encoded together in the Serratia odorifera genome:
- the thiI gene encoding tRNA uracil 4-sulfurtransferase ThiI translates to MKFIIKLFPEITIKSQSVRLRFIKILTTNIRNVLKQYDETLAVVRHWDFIEVRAKDENQRPVIADALTRIPGIHHILEVEDREYTDIHHIFEQTLEAYRQQLEGKTFCVRVKRRGKQDFNSQDVERYVGGGLNQHIESARVNLTRPQVTVNLEIEDDKLMLVKARREGIGGYPIGTQEDVMSLISGGFDSGVSSYMLMRRGCRVHYCFFNLGGSAHEIGVKQVAHYLWNRFGSSHKVRFVAIDFEPVVGEILEKVDDGQMGVVLKRMMVRAASKVAERYGVQALVTGEALGQVSSQTLTNLRLIDNASDTLILRPLISHDKEHIINVARQIGTEDFAKTMPEYCGVISKNPTVKAVKEKIEEEEGHFDFEILERVVREAKNVDIRTIASDMQQQVTEVETVAAFGADEVILDIRAIDEQDERPLQLQQVEVKSLPFYKLGSQFADLDQSKTYLLYCERGVMSRLQALYLIEQGYGNIKVYRP, encoded by the coding sequence ATGAAGTTTATCATTAAATTGTTCCCGGAAATCACCATCAAGAGTCAATCTGTGCGCTTGCGCTTCATTAAGATTCTGACGACCAACATCCGTAACGTTCTGAAGCAGTATGATGAAACCCTGGCGGTTGTTCGTCATTGGGACTTCATCGAAGTCCGCGCCAAGGACGAAAACCAGCGTCCGGTGATTGCCGATGCGCTGACGCGTATCCCCGGTATTCACCATATTCTGGAAGTGGAAGATCGTGAATACACCGATATCCACCATATTTTTGAACAAACGCTGGAGGCCTATCGCCAACAGTTGGAAGGTAAGACCTTCTGCGTGCGGGTAAAACGTCGCGGCAAGCAGGATTTCAATTCGCAGGACGTGGAACGTTACGTTGGCGGCGGCCTGAATCAGCATATTGAGAGCGCGCGCGTCAATCTGACGCGTCCCCAGGTAACGGTTAACCTGGAGATCGAAGACGACAAGCTGATGCTGGTGAAGGCGCGTCGCGAAGGTATCGGCGGTTATCCGATCGGTACCCAGGAAGACGTGATGTCGCTGATTTCCGGTGGCTTCGACTCCGGCGTCTCCAGCTATATGCTGATGCGTCGCGGCTGTCGGGTACATTATTGTTTCTTCAACCTCGGCGGCTCGGCGCATGAAATCGGCGTCAAGCAGGTGGCGCACTATTTGTGGAACCGTTTCGGCAGTTCGCACAAGGTGCGTTTCGTGGCGATTGATTTTGAACCGGTGGTCGGTGAGATCCTGGAAAAGGTCGATGACGGCCAGATGGGCGTGGTGCTGAAACGCATGATGGTGCGCGCAGCGTCTAAAGTGGCGGAGCGCTACGGCGTGCAGGCATTGGTGACCGGCGAAGCGCTGGGACAGGTTTCCAGCCAGACGCTGACCAACCTGCGCCTGATTGACAACGCCTCTGACACGTTGATCCTGCGGCCGCTGATTTCGCACGACAAAGAGCACATCATTAACGTCGCGCGGCAGATCGGTACCGAAGATTTCGCCAAAACCATGCCGGAATACTGTGGCGTGATCTCCAAAAATCCAACGGTAAAAGCGGTCAAAGAGAAAATCGAAGAAGAAGAAGGGCATTTCGACTTCGAGATCCTCGAGCGTGTGGTGCGCGAAGCCAAGAACGTCGATATCCGTACCATCGCCAGCGATATGCAACAGCAGGTCACCGAAGTGGAAACCGTGGCGGCATTTGGCGCCGACGAGGTGATACTGGATATTCGTGCGATTGACGAACAGGATGAGCGACCATTGCAACTGCAGCAGGTCGAGGTGAAGTCGCTGCCGTTTTATAAGCTTGGCAGCCAGTTTGCCGATCTGGATCAGAGTAAAACCTATCTGCTGTACTGTGAGCGTGGCGTAATGAGCCGCTTGCAGGCGCTGTACCTGATTGAGCAGGGCTACGGCAATATCAAGGTCTACCGCCCGTAG
- a CDS encoding ShlB/FhaC/HecB family hemolysin secretion/activation protein has translation MKKSLLIGLLAAAIGIDAHAEQYPPQLKEVIAQESIISDTQRKLLPSAPASLMAESEHPPSFDPLIVESPCVVIHHVALPTERQNPRAFNRLAQSAVGHCLGSQGLAHMQRQLQNQLIARGYITSRVRLVSEGRAAERLTVDVDYGRIGLLNMRAGSSPHFHPAFTFPLAPGEVLDLRRVEQGLENIGLIPGVLSDIRIVPGARPGESDIEIFRRQDKYWRVTAWLDDAGTRSTGRYQAGGALYLDNLAGVNDVLYASAARSIFAAQGRDSASRALYYSLPLGFWSLGALAGDSRYQQTINGHAVDYRYLGRSEYWGMQARYTLARGMNQKTMLNGQLLQRSYRYYLNDTEIALQRASLTSLKLGASHLHYTADAQISLAIDAVVGSGADNRQPMMQFAGSVLRPFTLSDYRLRYLGELSGQIADAMQPVQDKCFIGDRSTVRGFRGDNKLIGSNGGYLRNTLMLELNMLQPYVGVDYGQLRQHQGDVGGKLAGGVFGIQTDKGPFFMDIFAGMPLIKPAALPADRLVLGFSSQIGF, from the coding sequence ATGAAAAAATCGCTTCTTATCGGATTGCTGGCTGCCGCGATCGGCATTGACGCTCATGCTGAGCAGTACCCGCCACAGCTTAAAGAGGTCATCGCTCAGGAAAGCATTATCAGCGATACGCAGCGCAAGCTGTTGCCGTCGGCGCCTGCCAGCCTGATGGCGGAATCGGAGCATCCGCCGTCGTTCGATCCGCTTATTGTTGAGTCGCCCTGTGTGGTGATTCATCACGTCGCGCTGCCGACAGAGCGGCAGAATCCACGCGCTTTCAACCGGCTGGCACAATCCGCTGTTGGGCACTGCCTGGGTAGTCAGGGGTTGGCGCATATGCAAAGACAACTGCAAAATCAACTGATTGCCAGAGGTTACATCACTTCGCGGGTACGCCTGGTCAGCGAGGGGCGTGCAGCGGAAAGGTTGACGGTTGATGTGGATTACGGTCGCATTGGGCTGTTGAACATGCGTGCTGGCAGTAGCCCGCATTTTCATCCGGCGTTCACCTTTCCTCTGGCACCAGGCGAGGTGCTGGATCTGCGGCGTGTGGAACAAGGGCTGGAGAACATCGGGCTGATACCCGGTGTGCTCAGCGATATCCGCATTGTTCCGGGAGCCCGTCCCGGAGAGAGCGACATCGAGATCTTTCGCCGCCAGGATAAATATTGGCGCGTAACCGCCTGGCTGGATGATGCGGGCACGCGCTCAACCGGCCGTTACCAGGCCGGTGGCGCGTTATATCTGGATAATCTGGCTGGCGTAAACGACGTGTTGTATGCCTCGGCGGCACGTAGCATTTTTGCGGCCCAAGGCCGAGACAGTGCAAGCCGCGCGTTGTACTACAGTCTGCCGCTTGGTTTTTGGAGCCTCGGCGCGTTGGCGGGCGACAGTCGTTACCAGCAGACCATCAATGGCCATGCAGTAGATTACCGTTATCTCGGCCGCTCCGAGTATTGGGGGATGCAGGCGCGATACACTCTCGCACGCGGCATGAATCAAAAGACCATGCTGAACGGCCAGTTGCTGCAACGCAGCTACCGCTATTATCTGAATGATACCGAGATTGCCCTGCAACGCGCCAGCCTGACCAGCCTGAAGCTGGGGGCAAGCCACTTGCACTACACCGCAGACGCGCAGATCTCCCTGGCCATTGACGCGGTGGTGGGAAGCGGCGCCGACAATCGGCAACCTATGATGCAGTTTGCTGGTAGCGTGCTGCGCCCGTTTACGCTTTCTGACTATCGTCTGCGTTATCTTGGTGAGCTGTCAGGGCAAATCGCCGATGCGATGCAACCGGTACAGGACAAGTGTTTTATTGGCGATCGTTCGACGGTAAGGGGATTTCGCGGTGACAATAAACTGATCGGCAGCAACGGAGGCTATCTACGCAATACGCTGATGCTGGAGCTCAACATGCTACAACCCTACGTTGGGGTTGATTACGGACAACTGCGTCAGCATCAGGGCGATGTCGGCGGCAAACTGGCTGGCGGCGTCTTCGGTATACAAACCGATAAGGGGCCATTTTTCATGGATATTTTTGCCGGCATGCCGTTGATCAAACCGGCAGCGTTGCCAGCCGATCGTCTGGTGCTGGGGTTCTCCAGTCAAATCGGTTTTTGA
- a CDS encoding YajQ family cyclic di-GMP-binding protein produces the protein MPSFDIVSEIDMQEVRNAVENATRDLGTRWDFRNVPASFELNEKNETIKVASESDFQVNQLVDILREKLAKRGIEGAALEIPEEMEHSGKTYSVNAKLKQGIETTLAKKIVKLIKDSKLKVQAQIQGEEVRVTGKSRDDLQSVMALVRGGDLGQPFQFKNFRD, from the coding sequence ATGCCATCTTTCGACATCGTTTCCGAAATTGATATGCAGGAAGTACGCAACGCCGTGGAGAACGCGACCCGCGATCTTGGCACCCGTTGGGATTTTCGCAATGTTCCGGCCAGCTTCGAGCTTAACGAAAAAAATGAAACTATCAAGGTAGCCAGCGAGTCTGATTTCCAAGTGAATCAGCTGGTTGATATTTTACGTGAAAAACTGGCCAAACGCGGTATAGAAGGTGCGGCGCTGGAGATCCCTGAAGAGATGGAGCACAGCGGCAAAACCTATAGCGTTAACGCCAAATTGAAGCAGGGTATTGAAACCACGCTGGCGAAGAAGATCGTGAAACTGATCAAAGACAGCAAGCTGAAGGTTCAGGCGCAGATCCAGGGCGAAGAGGTGCGGGTGACCGGTAAATCGCGTGACGACCTGCAAAGCGTTATGGCACTGGTGCGCGGTGGGGATTTGGGGCAGCCGTTCCAGTTCAAGAATTTCCGCGACTGA
- the xseB gene encoding exodeoxyribonuclease VII small subunit, with product MPKKPAQSDSTEQNVSFENSLTELESIVTRLESGELPLEDALNQFERGVQLARQGQQKLQQAEQRVQILLNDSNDDAALTSFTPDAE from the coding sequence ATGCCTAAAAAACCCGCGCAATCAGACAGTACCGAGCAAAACGTCAGTTTTGAAAACTCCCTCACCGAGCTGGAGAGCATCGTGACACGCCTGGAATCCGGCGAGCTGCCGCTGGAAGACGCGTTGAATCAATTTGAGCGCGGCGTACAATTGGCGCGTCAGGGTCAGCAAAAGTTGCAGCAGGCGGAGCAGCGCGTACAGATTTTATTGAACGATAGCAACGATGATGCCGCATTAACGTCTTTTACCCCGGATGCCGAGTAA
- the panE gene encoding 2-dehydropantoate 2-reductase, producing MKITILGCGALGQLWLARLYQQGHDVQGWLRVPQPFCAVNVIEPEGNSFNRNLPTNDPEHLSQSELLLVTLKAWQVSGAVSSLLPKLNPQCAILLLHNGMGTQDELPATQQPMLQGTTTHAARHDGNTIIHVANGTTHIGPTSPAATQLSHLAEVLHQALPDVAWHNNIAAANWQKLAVNCVINPLTALYDCRNGDLVQYPAQITAICREVSSVMEMEGHHTSCEGLQYYVMQVIESTADNISSMLQDIRAQRHTEIDYITGYLLRRARSHGLILEENARLFDLIKRKESVYERIGLSGAW from the coding sequence ATGAAAATAACAATTCTTGGTTGCGGTGCACTCGGGCAACTGTGGCTTGCGCGGCTTTATCAGCAAGGCCATGATGTGCAGGGATGGTTACGCGTTCCGCAGCCGTTTTGCGCGGTTAACGTCATCGAGCCAGAGGGCAATTCCTTTAATCGCAATTTGCCTACCAACGATCCCGAACACCTGAGCCAGAGCGAATTGCTGCTGGTGACGCTCAAAGCCTGGCAGGTTTCTGGCGCGGTCAGCTCGCTATTGCCCAAGCTGAATCCGCAGTGCGCCATTTTGTTATTGCACAACGGCATGGGTACGCAAGATGAGCTACCGGCCACGCAGCAGCCGATGCTGCAAGGCACCACCACCCACGCCGCACGCCACGATGGCAATACCATTATTCATGTCGCCAATGGTACCACCCATATTGGCCCAACCAGCCCGGCGGCCACCCAGCTCAGTCATTTGGCGGAAGTATTGCATCAGGCGCTGCCAGACGTCGCCTGGCACAATAATATTGCCGCCGCCAACTGGCAAAAACTGGCGGTAAACTGTGTCATTAATCCGCTCACTGCGCTGTATGACTGCCGCAATGGCGATTTAGTGCAATACCCGGCGCAGATAACGGCGATTTGTCGCGAGGTTTCCAGCGTAATGGAAATGGAAGGACACCATACCTCATGCGAAGGTTTGCAGTATTACGTCATGCAGGTTATTGAAAGTACAGCGGATAATATTTCTTCGATGTTGCAGGACATCCGCGCCCAACGGCACACCGAGATCGATTACATTACCGGTTATCTACTGCGTCGGGCGCGCAGCCACGGCCTTATCCTAGAGGAAAATGCCCGGCTGTTTGATTTGATTAAGCGAAAGGAAAGTGTTTATGAACGTATTGGTCTGTCTGGCGCCTGGTAG
- the cyoE gene encoding heme o synthase, with the protein MIKQYLQVTKPGIIFGNLISVVGGFLLASKGSIDYPLFLATLVGVSLVVASGCVFNNYIDRDIDKKMERTKNRVLVKGLIAPNVTLVYATALGIAGFALLYTAANPLAMWLAVMGFVVYVGVYSLYMKRHSVYGTLIGSLSGAAPPVIGYCAVTNEFDAGALILLAIFSLWQMPHSYAIAIFRFKDYQAANIPVLPVVKGISVAKNHITVYILAFMIATLMLTLSGYAGYKYLVVAAAVSVWWLGMALRGYKTENDSIWARKLFVFSIVAITSLSVMMSIDFSATASPDALLTYVW; encoded by the coding sequence ATGATTAAGCAATACCTGCAAGTAACCAAACCAGGAATTATTTTCGGCAATTTAATTTCTGTCGTTGGGGGATTCCTGTTGGCTTCCAAAGGAAGCATCGACTATCCCCTGTTTCTCGCTACCCTGGTGGGTGTCTCGTTGGTTGTCGCCTCGGGCTGTGTGTTTAACAACTACATTGACCGCGACATCGACAAGAAAATGGAGAGAACGAAGAATCGGGTGCTGGTAAAGGGCCTGATCGCGCCGAATGTCACTCTGGTTTACGCTACCGCGCTGGGTATTGCTGGTTTTGCGTTGCTGTATACCGCAGCCAACCCGCTGGCCATGTGGCTGGCGGTGATGGGCTTCGTAGTTTATGTCGGCGTCTATAGCCTGTACATGAAACGCCACTCGGTTTACGGCACCCTGATCGGCAGCCTGTCCGGCGCTGCGCCACCGGTTATCGGTTATTGCGCAGTGACCAACGAGTTCGACGCCGGTGCGTTGATCCTGCTGGCTATCTTTAGCCTGTGGCAGATGCCGCATTCTTATGCGATTGCCATCTTCCGCTTTAAAGATTACCAGGCGGCCAACATCCCGGTATTGCCGGTCGTAAAAGGTATTTCCGTAGCGAAAAACCACATCACGGTCTACATCCTGGCGTTTATGATTGCCACGCTGATGCTGACCCTGAGCGGTTACGCCGGTTATAAATACCTGGTGGTGGCGGCAGCCGTCAGCGTATGGTGGCTGGGCATGGCCCTGCGCGGTTACAAAACCGAAAATGACAGCATTTGGGCACGCAAACTGTTTGTGTTCTCAATCGTTGCCATCACTTCGTTGAGCGTGATGATGTCAATTGACTTCAGCGCTACCGCCTCACCGGACGCATTACTGACTTACGTTTGGTAA
- a CDS encoding MFS transporter, with translation MNDNTMTPLERRATWGLGTVFSLRMLGMFMVLPVLTTYGMALNGASEALIGIAIGIYGLAQAIFQIPFGLVSDRIGRKPLIVGGLLIFALGSAIAAVSDSIWGIIIGRALQGSGAIAAAVMALLSDLTREQNRTKAMAFIGISFGITFAIAMVLGPIVTHSLGLHALFWMIAALALAGIVITLAVVPSADSHILNRESGIVRGSFSKVLSNSRLLKLNFGIMCLHILLMSSFVALPLAMEKAGLAASQHWMVYLVTMLVSFAAVVPFIIYAEMKRRMKQVFMGCVAVLFCAEVLLWFSGQHLWGIIAGVQLFFMAFNVMEAILPSLISKESPAGYKGTAMGVYSTSQFIGVAIGGSLGGWLYGLQGAGAVFIAGAVIAAVWFVVSSTMKEPPYVSSLRITLSELAVKDSALESRLKAQPGVADVVVVPEERSAYVKIDTKQTDRGRLEALVNAL, from the coding sequence ATGAACGATAACACAATGACGCCGCTGGAACGCCGAGCGACTTGGGGACTAGGGACAGTATTTTCATTACGCATGCTGGGCATGTTTATGGTGCTGCCGGTTCTCACCACCTACGGCATGGCGCTGAATGGCGCCAGCGAGGCGTTGATCGGCATCGCCATCGGTATTTATGGCCTGGCGCAGGCCATTTTCCAAATCCCGTTCGGTTTGGTGTCCGACCGTATTGGCCGCAAACCGTTGATCGTCGGCGGCCTGCTGATCTTCGCGCTGGGCAGCGCGATCGCCGCAGTCAGCGATTCGATCTGGGGCATTATTATCGGTCGTGCGCTGCAAGGCTCGGGGGCGATTGCCGCCGCGGTCATGGCATTATTATCGGATCTGACGCGCGAGCAGAATCGCACCAAGGCGATGGCGTTTATCGGCATCAGCTTTGGCATTACCTTCGCTATCGCCATGGTGCTCGGCCCGATCGTCACCCATTCGCTGGGTCTGCATGCGCTGTTCTGGATGATCGCCGCGTTGGCGCTGGCCGGCATTGTCATCACGCTGGCGGTGGTGCCGTCGGCTGACAGTCACATATTGAATCGCGAATCGGGCATCGTGCGCGGCAGCTTTAGCAAGGTGCTGAGCAACTCACGCCTGCTGAAGCTGAATTTTGGCATTATGTGCCTGCATATTCTGCTGATGTCGAGCTTTGTCGCGCTGCCGCTGGCGATGGAAAAAGCCGGATTGGCCGCCAGCCAGCACTGGATGGTGTACCTGGTTACCATGTTGGTGTCGTTCGCCGCGGTGGTGCCGTTTATCATTTATGCCGAAATGAAGCGCCGCATGAAACAGGTATTCATGGGTTGCGTGGCGGTACTGTTCTGCGCTGAAGTGTTACTGTGGTTCTCCGGCCAGCACCTGTGGGGCATTATCGCTGGCGTGCAGCTGTTCTTTATGGCGTTTAACGTGATGGAAGCCATTTTGCCGTCGTTGATCAGCAAGGAATCACCGGCGGGCTACAAAGGAACGGCAATGGGCGTATATTCCACCAGCCAGTTTATCGGTGTGGCGATTGGCGGCAGTCTCGGCGGCTGGCTGTATGGGCTACAGGGCGCTGGCGCGGTGTTCATCGCTGGCGCGGTGATTGCCGCCGTCTGGTTTGTTGTCAGCAGCACCATGAAGGAACCGCCTTACGTCAGCAGCCTGCGCATTACGCTCTCCGAACTGGCCGTCAAGGATTCAGCGCTGGAAAGCCGTTTGAAAGCTCAGCCGGGAGTTGCTGATGTGGTTGTGGTGCCAGAGGAACGCAGTGCCTACGTGAAGATTGATACCAAACAGACCGATCGCGGCCGGCTAGAAGCGCTGGTCAACGCGCTCTAG
- the ispA gene encoding (2E,6E)-farnesyl diphosphate synthase: MSDFNSQLQVYRQRADDALLGFIAPLPFNKDAMVEAMRHGALLGGKRLRPFLVYATGEMFGVSLNNLDVPAAAIECIHAYSLIHDDLPAMDNDDLRRGQPTCHIKFGEANAILAGDALQTLAFSILADADMPDVALRDRLAMVSELAGASGVAGMCGGQALDLAAEGRQINLEALEQIHRLKTGALIRAAVRLGALAAGEPGRAALVQLDRYAAAIGLAFQVQDDILDVIGETAKIGKRQGADQQHGKSTYPALLGLENAKAKASDLHLEALAALDTLAAHSYNTAPLRALASFIIERDN, encoded by the coding sequence ATGTCTGACTTTAACAGCCAGTTGCAGGTTTATCGTCAACGTGCCGACGATGCGTTACTGGGGTTTATCGCCCCGCTGCCGTTTAATAAAGACGCGATGGTCGAAGCCATGCGTCACGGCGCGTTATTGGGTGGAAAGCGCCTGCGCCCGTTCCTGGTTTACGCTACTGGCGAGATGTTCGGTGTATCGCTGAATAATCTCGATGTGCCGGCTGCCGCCATAGAATGCATCCATGCCTATTCGCTGATCCACGACGATCTGCCGGCGATGGACAATGACGATCTACGCCGTGGCCAGCCGACCTGCCACATCAAGTTTGGCGAAGCCAATGCCATCCTGGCCGGCGACGCGCTGCAAACGCTGGCATTCTCGATCCTGGCCGATGCCGATATGCCCGACGTCGCGCTGCGCGACAGGTTGGCGATGGTGTCTGAACTGGCCGGCGCCAGCGGCGTTGCCGGCATGTGCGGCGGTCAGGCTCTGGATCTGGCGGCCGAGGGTCGTCAGATTAATCTGGAAGCGCTGGAGCAGATCCACCGGCTTAAAACCGGGGCATTGATCCGCGCCGCGGTGCGCCTGGGCGCGCTGGCAGCGGGTGAACCGGGCCGAGCGGCGTTGGTGCAGCTCGATCGTTACGCCGCGGCGATTGGCCTGGCGTTCCAGGTTCAGGATGACATTCTCGACGTCATCGGCGAAACTGCCAAAATAGGAAAGCGCCAAGGGGCCGACCAGCAGCATGGCAAGAGCACCTATCCTGCGCTGCTCGGGTTGGAAAACGCCAAAGCCAAAGCCAGCGATTTGCACCTGGAAGCCTTGGCCGCGCTGGATACGCTGGCGGCACACTCTTACAATACCGCGCCATTAAGGGCGTTAGCCAGCTTCATTATTGAACGCGACAATTAA
- a CDS encoding filamentous hemagglutinin N-terminal domain-containing protein, whose translation MEITRVTLLSALTLLGSSLSAQAEITPQAAGAVSQVNQVPVVNINAPSQDGVSHNRYSQFDVEAQGAILNNSLAGAQTTLAGAVAGNSQFNGRAATVILNEVDSANKSILNGMVEVAGQRADVVIANKTGITCNGCGFINASNGVLTTGELQFSNGTFSGYRVEQGNILVDGQGMKKGDVDYTAIIARTANVNAAIHADALFVSAGKKTLTADLSGASNAAFSRDRPEVLIDVSELGGMYAGKIRLVANENGVGVNSANANAAQQRSGGAFNHISVANRGQIFAKGGSASISATTLYNQRDIGADRLSISATQLQNDGNILGPNVSVTATELQNNALFHANRLQVAATRLTNRGKMQSLNAPLSLNATTLRNDGQLLSGSRLQIGSSNMLNGKNGVIKANDKVNIQGTTLNNAGKISSLNSSVSLSDTTFRNSGSVTAASTVSHVGTSFRNEGTMTAGNGVVTNNGRDINKPLPPRKRPTYGWPFSW comes from the coding sequence ATGGAAATCACAAGGGTAACGCTGCTTTCTGCATTGACGCTGCTGGGGTCGAGTCTGTCCGCCCAGGCGGAAATCACCCCGCAAGCCGCGGGTGCAGTGAGCCAGGTCAATCAGGTACCGGTAGTGAACATCAACGCGCCGAGTCAGGATGGCGTATCCCATAACCGCTATTCGCAATTTGACGTCGAGGCGCAGGGCGCGATCCTGAATAACAGCCTTGCCGGTGCACAAACCACGCTGGCTGGCGCGGTAGCGGGAAATAGTCAATTTAACGGTCGTGCCGCGACGGTTATTCTCAATGAGGTTGATTCAGCCAATAAAAGTATTCTTAATGGTATGGTGGAAGTGGCCGGGCAGCGCGCCGACGTGGTGATTGCCAATAAAACAGGTATCACCTGTAACGGCTGCGGGTTTATTAACGCCAGCAACGGCGTATTAACCACAGGGGAATTACAGTTCAGCAATGGCACCTTTAGCGGTTATCGGGTCGAGCAAGGGAATATCCTGGTGGATGGCCAGGGCATGAAAAAGGGTGACGTCGACTACACGGCGATCATTGCTCGCACCGCCAACGTCAACGCCGCGATACATGCCGATGCGCTGTTTGTCTCCGCCGGCAAGAAAACGCTCACTGCGGATTTGTCTGGTGCCAGCAATGCCGCGTTTTCTCGCGACAGGCCTGAGGTGTTGATTGATGTTTCCGAGCTGGGCGGAATGTATGCCGGCAAGATCAGGCTGGTGGCCAATGAAAACGGCGTTGGCGTTAATAGCGCCAATGCCAATGCGGCGCAGCAACGCTCCGGCGGCGCATTCAACCATATCAGCGTTGCCAACCGTGGTCAGATTTTTGCCAAGGGCGGCAGTGCCAGCATCAGCGCGACGACGCTATACAATCAGCGTGATATCGGCGCGGATCGGCTGAGCATTAGCGCGACCCAGTTGCAAAATGACGGCAACATCCTCGGGCCGAACGTATCGGTGACGGCGACCGAATTGCAAAACAACGCTCTGTTCCACGCTAATCGGCTGCAGGTCGCCGCTACCCGCCTGACTAACCGCGGCAAGATGCAGTCGCTGAACGCCCCGTTGTCGCTCAATGCCACCACGCTGCGTAATGACGGACAACTGTTGTCCGGCAGCAGGTTGCAGATCGGTAGCAGCAATATGCTGAACGGCAAAAACGGCGTAATTAAAGCGAACGACAAGGTCAATATCCAAGGCACCACTCTCAATAACGCTGGCAAAATTTCCTCGCTGAATTCATCGGTGAGTCTTAGCGACACCACTTTCCGCAATAGCGGCAGCGTGACCGCAGCGAGCACCGTCAGCCACGTTGGCACCAGTTTCCGCAACGAGGGCACCATGACCGCCGGCAACGGGGTGGTGACCAATAACGGGCGGGATATCAATAAGCCGTTGCCGCCGCGCAAACGTCCAACATACGGTTGGCCGTTTAGCTGGTAG